A segment of the Nymphalis io chromosome 7, ilAglIoxx1.1, whole genome shotgun sequence genome:
AAGAATATTCTCAACCACGCCATAGCCATATTATATAGGTTATGCCCGGGATTCGAACCAGGGCTCTCAAAATCTAAAGCCGTAAAAGCGAGCCAGCTGTTCGCCGGCATCACCTTGACGATGGCGCGCGCGATGGCGACGCGCTGCTTCTGGCCGCCGCTGAGCTGCGAGCCGCGCGCGCCCACCTGGCGCTGCCAGCccgccgcgccccccgcgccccccgcgccgcccCCCACCTCCTGCAgctgcgccgcgcgcgccgccaaCAGCCACGACGGCTCCTGCGTCAAGATaggcattttattaaattataagcttTCATTCATCATTAGCTTCCTGTTTCATATAAAACTCATTCAGTgcagtgtgttttttttttaatcttagcTTAACTCgtcacataatataaaatagttgttaattttaaaatcttacctTTCCGTCTTCCGATGTTTCGCAATCATCGAGAGCTCCGTATAATATGTTCTCTTTTATAGTTCCACTAAAAAGAATAGGTTcctgaaagaaataaaattattcaactaTAAATCATTTCATATGGTGTTCTTATAAAATTTGTCGCAGCACGGCACAGCACGGCATGGCtggatatttacataattttatactttaaaacatttatctattacattagatattaatatattttacattttgtcGTAGACGTATAACGCCATTTTATAGGATTGTGTTGCAGAAATGGATCGAACAATAATATAGCCATGGCACGACCACGTCTGCCTTATTCATTACACCtattacgtaataaatatagtttattaggcacctttaaagataaattatcataaaaatatacaatatatttaaaattaatttaattagattagacttattatttaattacattagctATGATTTTTTTgcttctaattattttaatgaattagatccaaattatattatttattatatttacctgACTAACAAATCCTATATGACTTCTCAACCAAACTGGATCCAAGTGCCTTATGTCTACTCCATCTAACAGTACCCTCCCACTGTCGGGATCATATAGCCTCAATATAAGAGAGGCTATCGTACTCTTGCCACAACCGGATCTGCCCACCAAGGCTACATTCTTTCCAGGTAACAAATGTAAAGTGAGGCCCTTAATCAAAGGAGTTCCAGCGTAAGAATAGTGTATATTCTCTAATATAAGTTCCCCTTTCGGTCTGTCTTTTGGTCTTAAGCCTCCtgcaatcaaaaaaaaattatatacataatagttATAAAACTACATaccagttattttaaattatatatatttttttttatataaaataggaaggcggacgagcatatgggccacctgatggtaagtggtcaccaaacacccttagacattggcattgtaagaaatgtcaaccatcgcttacatagccaatgcgccaccaaccttgggaactaagattttatgtcccttgtgcctgtacagtacagtacagtaacagcctgtaaatgtcccactgctgggttaaggcctcctctcccttttttgaggagaaggtttggagcttattccaccacgcttctccagtgcgggttggtagaatacacatgtggcagaatttcgatgaaattagacacatgcaggtttcctcacgatgttttccttcaccgaaaagcacgagatgaattataaacagaaattaagcacatgtaaattcagaggtgcccgcccgggtttgaacccacgttcatcggttaagattcacgcgttcttaccactgggccatctcgacttgtgcctgtaaaatGATCTAATTTTAATACGATGAACTGCTTAAGCATACATAACGCCACCGAGTAATGACAAACATGAAGATATTTCCACTTGTGTATCTGGCTATCTTACTTGGCGGACCACAATATTAGTAAACGATGTTTGGAAATCATAAAACGTACTGTGAGGTTTAAACCGTGAGCAGCAATGCATCCTCACTTCCTCTTATAATACAGATATGCGCAGGCCACGGTGACTGTTTACCTTTTGgtgcaatatattataatgtagttTCTTTTATTACAAACTTAGAAGAGACAGTACGTCATAATGTAGATCAAATGCTTTATTTACGCGTCATAAGTAAGTACCGAGTCGAGATTTAGTGGCGAAGCgaatattcataaaaacaatCTGTTACTTAAGAATTCAATAACTGCAAATCACCTGAAGTTGATATTTTTGGTTCCCTATCCATTATTTCCCAGAGCCTCGTTGCAGCACCCATACCCTTATTCAACTCagtataaaaagtactaagCCCACCAATACTTATGCCGACATATGCAGCGTAAAGTAGGAAAGATGTGAGATTTCCAACTGTCATCTGTTCTGTCGCCACCATACCACCACCATAGTAAAGCACCAAGATTATTATAGTGTTGCCAGATAAGCCcgtctgtaaaaaaatattgaaatctttttaataatctaaaactgttaaattttgtaaattgtgttTAACTTAAAACATGAATTTGAATCCAGACAACGGTAGTACAATGTAATCCTACTAGTTCCTACAGTTCAGGTAGTtagtagaaatattttatttgcttaaggCATGCGCGATGTtcgagatatttataaaaaaccttGACTCttcttgtatatatttgttgaaGATCGTATAGAGCCGATCACAATAACagcaaaatacaataatactgattaatattaagtaataataatactagaCGCGGAAATACTCACCAATCCATAGAAACTTCCAACAGCTAAGGACTCTTTATAGGCCAATTGAAGTAATGTTTCAATTCGTTGAGCGTACGATTCACATTCTATCTTTTCTTTGCTAAATGCTTTCACGGTTTTAATGTTAGAAATCTTCTCTTCAGCAAGCTGCAATATTTTCGATATTAAAGCAAGATTTTTGGAgattacattattatgtatttgtagTAATTAGACTAATTATaagcctagtggtaagaacgcgtgaatcttaaccgatgatagtggggtTCAAGccagggcaagcaccgctgaattttcatgtgcttaattagttattataagTCATCTCGTGATCTGGtgcctgaggaaacctgcatgtgtctaatttcattgaaattatgtcacatgtgtattctgccaacccgtattggagtagcgttgtggaataagctctaaaccttctcctcaaaaagggagaggaggccttaacccagcagtgagacattaacaggctgttactgtagactaattatattttacagtatTATGTCTGTGGCACAGAAATTtgattgttacaaaatatttttaaggatatattaattaatagtaaattttaataaagctattatattattaagctaCCTAGAAAAAAGGCAAATTTCCTACCTCGCTGGTTTCAGCAAGTGCGTCTTGAAGCTGTCTAGTGATGCCTCGAACGAATCGACCATAGATTACAGCAAGCATCGATACTGGCGGAACTACGCATAACCCTATCAAAGCCAAGGACGGTGACATGTAGAACTgaagaaaaaacaatataaataaggatACTGCTGAAAAACATTTaggttattttgttaatattcacTATAATTGAAATGAGTGGTTATTGGAAAtggttattataattgttatatacagGATTTTCGGTAGACTGCATGATATAAGTGTTTGAGTATCCATCCGTTATGTTAAAACAcaggaaaatttaaattaaaatccttCTACGCACTTTTCTTACTTGCTTGCTATTTAAAGAATATCAATCAATTTAGTGTATTTGTGtgaaaaatgaatgaataaataaacaaatataaaaattatcaccATCATGCCCGTCCCTGCTCCCACCATGAAGAGCGACCGTAGGCCATCACTGACATTGGAACTAAGATTTCGCCCAACTAACTGTGTGTCTGCTGATAGTCTATTCACAAGCTCGCCAGTCGATGTTCTACCAAACCACGCTGTTTCTTGCCGCATAATTGACGAAAACACTTTTTTTCGAAGAGACTGTGTCATCCTTTGCCCTgaaatattttgtcttttaaGATAACGAATTCaaacaactaataaataatagttattctGCAGTACATGAAGTAGATATATTaaactcaataattatttacgaCTAGATACTTTCGCTATGTACTATGTTTACAAAATacttatctacatatatatttaacaagtaaatatataatgaaattatatagtGGTGGTTACTTTTAAAGATATATGCATAGTaatatcttttttgtttttcgttttttttatatgtaaaagcatatcaatttaaattcgAATGTGTCTCTGTCCTCTTATTCATTGATGCTAGGATTTTGTAACAATACacacatataatactttaagaACATACAAGTCCATCATTAAAACAAGTCAATTAAAGGGCACAAATTTCGAAACTAATATTTTGAATAGTCAAAAATTGGTAAggcttatatttgtttaaattaattgtattgaatAACACCTCAAGtaacacaaatttaaaattttgtaatatatattttaagcagaaTGTCGTGAATAATAGTCACgacctaataatatttttattagaaaacacataaaatgtgcaaatatcaaataaaaatatattttatatatctttactttttaaaaataaatagcaaattcttattttacaatatctatttacaagtcatatgtaaatttacttttaattacttaaatttttcTCCTAACCTGATATTCatgataaaacatatattataatttatatttggttttaaaacaaaaacaattattaaacaattaactaatataaaaaactttaaagaaaTTGCATAAATTCAATGTGAtaataaacagtaaaatataagtttatataatatgtacaaaattttatttataattccaaTTAGTACTACTACTTGGTactaaatgtatatgtatttttggaTGAATTTTTAATCAACATGATGCAAAATACTAAAGATAATTAACCTTTATGCTAAGTATAACAGATAACTTTTACATAgtaggtatttattaattaaaatttgatgcTGCTTATCtaacaaaaataaagatttcatggaattatttgtcaaatttctaagttttttaaacatttattagctCTATGAATATAAAGatgaaaatcaatttaaataaattaaaactaatatctCTTATGTATTGTATGACAATTATACCATATTTTACCAGATATTGACATCAAGTACACTCGTCCGAAATTGCATAGGCCACCAACAAGGAAAACTCCGCACAGCACCAAGCACAATTCATCAAGCTTTTCTCTAGCAGTTACTAGATCATTTGTACCACTGTATATGATATCCAGCACCATACCTAATGAGAATGGCACAGCCATTGTAACACtagatgatataaataataaaccaatagcacctaaaaaaaaaaaatattattacattgctATTCATTTcacaaacttataaaaaaaaaaaaaaaaaatatttcccagGAAAACTTTATTGATTAGAATAGTTTATTtgattaaactatataatatattttattaaaatgtaataattatctaaaaagGCATTATAAGATATTAgatatgtacaaataataacaaaagaaacatttattaaaaaatattttatgtacatattaaacgACCCTACTAAAGATTTAATACATGTTAACAGTTAAAAACACAATGCATTACAAAGTTGATTGTGatctataaataaagttttattattatattgtactttGCAATTCTATTGagcttgttaatatttaaagatgtCATTATGTTTTTCTATTAGAACACTCACCAGTAAGGGTCCATTTTTCTGGCTCTGCCAAAGATAAAAGTCTTTTTAACTCTGATGGCTTTAACTTTACGTTTATCTTTTTTGAGGTCGCTATCTCCGCATTATCTTTGACGGTTTCGACACGTCCATTTTTCTTTTGAGAGTCCACCTGGCTAGTATAATGTCTTAATTTTGGAAAAAATCTATCCTTTCCATGTAATAAgcttctttcattattatttcgtAATGCTTGAACTTTGTGACTAGAATATAACTTAAATCCGCATTGTTGACAGGAATGGGCTTGaagtgttaaattaaataatacatttctcTGTCTGCTACATAATTTACTACtcaaatttttacaaatatatctttgcaacattttattgaatttaaaactttcagtcaaaagaaaaataaaacgtaactgTCATCACGTTGACATCTCATACTACAATGAAATATTTGCTTGACACTTGACATATATGTCATGTATCGAGTATTGGTATTTGAAGCGAGTGAAACTTTATTATCATTCGGTTTTAGATatcaaatactaaaataaatcaaattgtaattaaactaGCGACGTATTAATcaggtttaaatattttatacttaatgttttataaatagctaattatttatttaataaaaaaagaaccaGTACTTTTTctgacaattaaatattgtctctATAGTTGTGCCGCGTAAATAATAACGAATTGaaataacgaaaaaatatttctattaaaatgtaTCGAAACTTAAAAAAAGCATGAAAGCTCCAGCCACGAAACCAATTATAACAGGAATCTGAACCAAAAAGCTTGGTAAAAACAAcccttgtatttttttttataataataaacagatCGCTGCATTTTTCGCTTAAGGACAACGTTACAGCATAGAACACATGTCTCGTGAAGTATTGGTCACAGGGTTCACAACCTAAACCCAGCTATTTATCGTACCAGAGCCCTTAAAATTATCGTACATTATCGTACAACaggataatgattataaaatacaataatgttatACAAAATCACAACAATATATGTGAAATAATTTGCACTTACAGTTGAAATCAGCAGTACACTAAAAAAAAAGGTCGTCCAATGTTTTTCGTTTTGATCCCGCGAAATATTGGAAATATTGTAACTGCCAACACTCCGCATCAaaccaactacacccaaaaactgttgcattgttgtttttgtttccgttatcactagtgcttcagcatctttatatggtactggattagcattctcctcagaagttgaaatctaattcactcaattaaattattactaaagaatggttgccacatagatttctatgttaacctgttgactcggaatgtaataatattataaattcatgaatgttaaataatgttgtcgttaggaaattataaaaaagagaacgaataaataaaaataacatattacataCGAAGCagtttaggttattattggactccatatttatttgtttgcattgtctacgagtcgatattttttatcgaaaatcgggacattttctttagctgacgctggcagcacttacacaataaataattataggttatgaatgataaaaactggaaaatcctattatcttcaggattttaatacaatataaggttccgtcatgctatggcataaataaacatcactgagaaactatatttagggacaaaatcgTCGTACGTACGCGTAAAAATACACACCAGCAatttcttcttgctatcactttaacatgaaataatacgacaatgcaccattgtataaccttcgatatgatataaggattgtttcttggccttttcactggattagaatcgttttctaacacaAAAGTAAgcgaaaaatgaaaaaaaaacacaatgaacgcaccaactgtcacgtttgtttcgctacttaagtagcgaaacaaacaccaaaactggttacgcgataagggacaaaatatttgataattctatctctgtctaacccatttgtaacgtaattttcattctctttcttgtgtaagtgagaaggaagtcgtcattgcgtctattagtttctctgtctacgatatgAAACGGCTGCCATTGCTGCCTAAGAAAGAAATAaaccaatagatggcgctgatagtaaaaacaaatgtaattgttattgcttcgtgtaattatcaaattttacatCATAATGGAAATTATCGTACATCGTACGTAGGTATGAAATTATCGTACTTGCACGATAATTATCGTACGGTTGTGAACCCTGATTGGTCGCATTATGTCGCGTCGCGTAAAAACTAGAACAACGAAAAGGCGTCCAGCGTTCGTATACACAATAAGATACAAATATTGCTACGAAACAACGAACGGTGATACGGATACGGTGATTGGATCAGGCAAAGGATACGTAACTTGACCCTTgactttgtattaaattttattttaaaattagttagaATGTTGGttcatttttaatagattaGTTCACTTGTAGAAAagcatagaaatatattatttacaattataatgccATCCTTACTAATTTTCGTTACGACAGTCATCTAAACAGgacatattttagtgcacatGTGTGTAAACGTTTTATTGGCACGACCTGGGGCTTGAACCTCGAACAACAAGACATTTTCGACAATATACTCTAACACAAGGTATTATGAATATTCAGCTAGTATAGAAGGAATGTCAAaggaaaatatagaaaaaaagctGTGACAAATAATGCTCCGAATCATCGAAAATATGTAAATGACATTTGTACAAGTTTTTTAATGTACAATGTACAAGGAATAAGAAAAACAaatctttttataaacatgaatCTATTATATTTCTcttacaaatacaattaataggtaccaatataaaataatgttattactcACAGTTATTtcatacaacaataaataataatattataaatgctgtttctaatactaaaaatattaaaagctaaaacatttttataattaatctttgaAGCTTTCTGTTTTATCTACACAGTTATCATATTCAATACTAATTGGATTGGGCTAATTTGGATTCTgtaaatagattaaattttatgtaactttcattacatatataagttaaaacaCACACTAAATGATGCACACAAGTTAATTACAACTTAAATACAGCTTACATAACCTGCAATTAAGAAAGAATTTTGAttgttttactatataaataaacagcaGATATATTTATCAGGTTTCTTgtttcctaaaaaaatatt
Coding sequences within it:
- the LOC126769396 gene encoding ATP-binding cassette sub-family B member 10, mitochondrial, encoding MLQRYICKNLSSKLCSRQRNVLFNLTLQAHSCQQCGFKLYSSHKVQALRNNNERSLLHGKDRFFPKLRHYTSQVDSQKKNGRVETVKDNAEIATSKKINVKLKPSELKRLLSLAEPEKWTLTGAIGLLFISSSVTMAVPFSLGMVLDIIYSGTNDLVTAREKLDELCLVLCGVFLVGGLCNFGRVYLMSISGQRMTQSLRKKVFSSIMRQETAWFGRTSTGELVNRLSADTQLVGRNLSSNVSDGLRSLFMVGAGTGMMFYMSPSLALIGLCVVPPVSMLAVIYGRFVRGITRQLQDALAETSELAEEKISNIKTVKAFSKEKIECESYAQRIETLLQLAYKESLAVGSFYGLTGLSGNTIIILVLYYGGGMVATEQMTVGNLTSFLLYAAYVGISIGGLSTFYTELNKGMGAATRLWEIMDREPKISTSGGLRPKDRPKGELILENIHYSYAGTPLIKGLTLHLLPGKNVALVGRSGCGKSTIASLILRLYDPDSGRVLLDGVDIRHLDPVWLRSHIGFVSQEPILFSGTIKENILYGALDDCETSEDGKEPSWLLAARAAQLQEVGGGAGGAGGAAGWQRQVGARGSQLSGGQKQRVAIARAIVKNPKILILDEATSALDTYSEYLVDKALKEISRDRTVLTIAHRLSTIQSADEVAVIGDGVIVEKGTYSELMSKSDGYFKELINHQAFINSQPKNTTDVQNS